A single region of the Nitrospiraceae bacterium genome encodes:
- a CDS encoding ATP-binding protein: MPLRVRLTLWYGSALALVLIAFSTILYVVTARSLRDAVDQSLEETASAAVRSLEERGFLPLIDEEELLSQFPELARIDKFFQIFSPSGTITIRSPNVKQHEVPLSRQALEVAFSGRTIFESAKYPKEPPLRLISVPIIYRGNLLYIVQVGTSMESVEGTLSRLLLVLVVTMPLALAVSLAGGWFLAGRALRPVDAMTLAAQRIAGGDLTQRLTVPQSGDEIGRLAGTFNNMIARLETSFRQIRQFTSDASHELRTPLTVMKGETELVLRRPRPVEDYHSVLESNLEEIDRMTNIVDELLFLSRADMGEVKMAFLPVKLEYLVEDIHRQATLLGQDRNVEVVLGTITPAVVLGDELRLRELLLNLVENAIKYSHPGGKVEVSLLTEGHHARVLVTDQGIGISSEDQQRIFDRFFRTDEARAHTKKGTGLGLAICAWIADSHKGKITVVSAPGQGSTFTVILPLAPSSA; encoded by the coding sequence ATGCCGCTACGGGTTCGGCTCACCCTCTGGTACGGCAGCGCCCTTGCGCTGGTCTTGATTGCTTTCTCGACCATCCTCTACGTCGTTACGGCCCGCAGTCTTCGCGACGCCGTCGATCAGTCGCTGGAAGAAACTGCGTCGGCCGCGGTGCGCTCCTTGGAAGAGCGGGGGTTTTTGCCGCTGATCGACGAAGAGGAGTTGCTCTCGCAATTTCCCGAACTCGCGCGGATCGACAAGTTCTTCCAAATCTTCAGTCCTTCCGGCACTATCACGATCCGATCGCCGAACGTCAAGCAACATGAGGTACCACTGAGTCGCCAGGCATTGGAGGTCGCGTTCTCCGGCCGGACCATTTTCGAATCCGCCAAGTATCCGAAAGAACCGCCGCTGCGCCTCATCTCCGTCCCGATCATTTATCGAGGCAACCTTCTCTACATCGTGCAAGTCGGCACCTCCATGGAGTCGGTCGAGGGGACCTTGAGCAGGCTCCTGCTCGTGCTGGTGGTCACGATGCCATTGGCTTTAGCCGTGTCGCTGGCAGGCGGGTGGTTTCTCGCTGGACGCGCACTCCGGCCGGTGGATGCGATGACCTTGGCTGCGCAGCGGATTGCAGGGGGCGACCTCACACAGCGGTTGACCGTACCTCAATCGGGCGATGAAATCGGGCGATTGGCGGGAACGTTCAACAATATGATTGCACGGCTGGAAACATCGTTTCGGCAAATCCGCCAATTCACGAGTGATGCCTCGCACGAATTGAGGACGCCCTTGACCGTCATGAAGGGTGAGACGGAGCTGGTCCTCCGTCGGCCTCGCCCGGTAGAGGATTATCATTCGGTGCTCGAAAGCAATCTCGAAGAGATCGATCGCATGACAAACATCGTGGACGAGCTGTTGTTCCTCTCCCGGGCCGACATGGGCGAGGTCAAGATGGCGTTCCTGCCCGTTAAACTCGAATACTTAGTGGAGGACATCCATCGCCAGGCCACGCTGCTGGGACAAGACCGGAATGTCGAGGTCGTGCTCGGAACAATAACCCCAGCGGTCGTGCTGGGTGATGAACTTCGGCTTCGTGAACTGCTGCTGAATCTGGTCGAGAATGCCATCAAGTATTCGCACCCCGGTGGTAAGGTGGAAGTGTCCCTCCTGACAGAAGGGCATCATGCACGTGTACTCGTGACCGACCAGGGAATTGGAATTTCGAGTGAAGATCAGCAGCGCATCTTCGATCGATTCTTCCGAACAGACGAGGCACGGGCTCACACCAAAAAGGGGACAGGGCTTGGACTCGCCATCTGCGCATGGATCGCCGACTCGCATAAAGGCAAGATTACGGTCGTCAGCGCACCTGGACAGGGCTCGACTTTTACGGTGATCCTCCCGCTTGCACCCTCATCGGCTTAA
- a CDS encoding FAD-binding protein, which produces MKIHDTVIVGAGLAGMRAALASPPDLDVAVISKVHPVRSHSVAAQGGINAALGENDSWEAHAFDTTKGGLFLGDQDAIEAMCREAPDDILELERLGVIFSRDDQGRIAQRPFGGAGFPRTCYAADRTGHAILHAMYEQLMKRRIRVYEEWYVTSLIEEDGVCRGVIAWDLIHGGLHAIGAKTVILATGGSGRVFLTSTNAVINTGDGMALAYRAGAPLADMEFVQFHPTTLKDTGILITEGARGEGGYLLNTLGERFMKSYAPQQMELATRSTVSLAIGQEILEGRGVDGCVLLDLRHLGRPRILERLPQIRELAIEFAGLDPVETPIPVRPGAHYQMGGVRTNQWSETAIPGLYAAGECACVSVHGANRLGGNSLLETIVFGRRAGRRASDYARTLVPRALSDTALKKEERRLQQLLSNEGPVRAWQLRDELGKTMSLNLGLVRTEESIRFAMAAVESLKARAHAVTIQDKGRVFNTDLVQALELQSLLDIAESIVAGALARTESRGAHYRSDFPQRDDVHWLRHTLTRRASGGPILTYEPVTITRFQPTK; this is translated from the coding sequence CCATCCCGTCCGCAGCCACTCGGTGGCAGCCCAAGGCGGCATCAATGCCGCTCTGGGTGAGAACGATTCCTGGGAAGCCCATGCCTTTGATACGACCAAGGGAGGCCTCTTCCTCGGCGATCAGGACGCCATTGAGGCCATGTGTCGCGAAGCACCCGACGACATTCTCGAATTAGAACGGCTGGGAGTTATTTTCAGTCGAGACGATCAGGGCCGCATCGCGCAACGCCCATTCGGCGGAGCCGGATTTCCGCGGACCTGCTACGCCGCCGATCGAACCGGCCATGCAATCCTTCACGCCATGTACGAACAGCTCATGAAGCGCCGGATCCGCGTGTACGAAGAATGGTATGTGACGTCGCTGATCGAGGAAGACGGAGTCTGTCGAGGGGTGATCGCCTGGGACCTCATCCACGGTGGTCTCCACGCCATCGGCGCGAAAACCGTGATTCTGGCCACGGGAGGCAGTGGCCGCGTATTTCTCACGAGCACGAACGCTGTCATTAATACCGGCGACGGCATGGCCCTCGCCTATCGGGCTGGTGCTCCCCTGGCCGATATGGAATTCGTCCAGTTCCATCCTACGACGCTGAAAGACACCGGTATTCTCATCACTGAAGGGGCGCGCGGCGAAGGCGGCTACTTGCTCAACACACTCGGCGAACGTTTTATGAAATCCTATGCCCCGCAGCAGATGGAGCTCGCGACACGTTCCACCGTCTCGCTGGCCATCGGACAAGAGATTCTCGAAGGCCGCGGCGTCGATGGCTGCGTGCTCTTGGACCTGCGTCACCTGGGACGTCCGCGCATTCTCGAGCGATTACCGCAGATTCGGGAGTTGGCCATCGAGTTTGCCGGTCTTGATCCAGTCGAAACGCCCATCCCTGTCCGACCCGGCGCTCATTATCAGATGGGCGGCGTCCGTACCAATCAGTGGAGTGAGACCGCGATTCCGGGTCTATACGCAGCCGGCGAATGTGCCTGCGTCAGTGTCCACGGAGCGAATCGCCTTGGCGGGAACTCACTTCTCGAAACAATCGTTTTCGGCAGGCGGGCAGGACGACGCGCCAGTGACTACGCCAGAACCCTCGTTCCACGCGCACTCTCAGACACAGCGCTGAAGAAGGAAGAGAGGCGACTACAGCAACTCCTCTCGAACGAAGGACCTGTGCGAGCCTGGCAGCTTCGTGATGAACTGGGGAAAACGATGAGCCTCAACCTCGGCCTCGTCCGCACAGAAGAATCCATACGGTTCGCCATGGCCGCGGTCGAATCCCTCAAGGCCCGCGCGCATGCCGTGACCATCCAAGACAAGGGACGAGTGTTCAATACGGATCTCGTCCAGGCACTTGAACTGCAATCGTTGTTGGATATCGCGGAATCGATCGTCGCCGGGGCGCTCGCCAGAACTGAAAGCCGAGGCGCTCATTACCGCTCCGACTTTCCGCAACGCGACGATGTCCACTGGCTTCGGCACACACTCACCCGTCGAGCATCCGGGGGCCCCATCCTCACATACGAGCCGGTTACGATTACCCGTTTCCAGCCGACAAAGTGA
- a CDS encoding response regulator transcription factor: MRILVVEDETKVGSFIKRALEEESYAVDLCEDGAKGLEMALGTSYDLVIVDLMLPSLPGLDVLKGIRGARIPTPVLILTAQSQVDQRVKGLDAGADDYLTKPFAIDELLARVRALLRRGATESPGILQVDDLVLNPATREVVRGGQRIDLTLKEYALLEYLMRHAGRVLTRPMISEHVWNQDFDTFTNVIDVYVNYLRNKIDRGRSKKLIHTIRGSGYMLKAD, translated from the coding sequence ATGCGTATCCTCGTAGTCGAAGACGAAACGAAAGTCGGCTCTTTCATCAAGCGCGCGCTTGAAGAAGAGAGCTACGCTGTTGATTTATGCGAAGATGGTGCGAAAGGCCTCGAGATGGCGCTGGGCACAAGCTACGACTTGGTCATCGTCGATCTCATGCTGCCTTCGCTGCCAGGCCTCGATGTCCTCAAAGGCATCCGCGGGGCCCGCATTCCGACTCCCGTTCTGATCCTAACCGCTCAATCGCAAGTCGACCAGCGGGTCAAGGGGCTCGACGCAGGTGCAGACGACTACCTCACGAAACCCTTCGCCATCGATGAACTCCTCGCTCGGGTCCGGGCTCTTCTCCGGCGAGGAGCTACCGAGAGCCCTGGCATACTCCAGGTCGACGACCTCGTCCTCAATCCTGCGACCCGTGAGGTAGTCAGAGGCGGGCAGCGGATCGATTTGACCCTAAAAGAATATGCCTTGCTCGAATACCTGATGCGGCACGCCGGCCGCGTCCTTACCAGGCCCATGATCTCCGAACATGTGTGGAACCAAGATTTCGATACGTTCACGAACGTTATCGATGTGTACGTGAATTACTTGCGCAATAAGATCGACCGAGGTCGCAGCAAAAAGCTCATTCACACCATTCGGGGAAGTGGCTACATGCTGAAGGCCGACTGA